The Petropleomorpha daqingensis genome includes a window with the following:
- a CDS encoding amidase family protein, with protein sequence MTTSTRTASALDLAAAVRGGRRTAVDVVREHLDRIAARDPELNAFCTVRADAALADAAAVDASESRSELPLAGVPVAVKENIAVAGEPLRHGSAATSATPAAADDELVTRVRAAGCVVVGTTRMPELAAWGFTASAAGGPTRNPWDLARDPGGSTGGGAAAVAAGLAALALGTDGGGSLRIPGAACGLVGVKPTPGLVPLPGGLDEHWYGLTVAGPIARTAADAAAALAVLSGQPVAVPDPAPLHITVSTKSPSPLGRPDAHQRAAVEAAEVALSAAGHRVERGDPPYPATLLNQWGRSWLAGIAEEADRLGLDLPRLEPRTATMVRKGRRHGPRPAEAAAWRDRALDWFARTDVLLTPAVARVPGPAGALTGRGYLATYLASAKAVPFCQAWNLAGFPAVTVPVGVRDGLPLVVQLVGRPGSEALLLGVAAQLETTAQA encoded by the coding sequence ATGACCACCTCCACCCGCACCGCCAGCGCCCTCGACCTCGCCGCCGCCGTGCGCGGGGGACGCCGCACCGCGGTCGACGTCGTCCGCGAGCACCTCGACCGGATCGCCGCGCGCGACCCCGAGCTCAACGCCTTCTGCACCGTCCGCGCCGACGCCGCGCTCGCCGACGCCGCGGCGGTCGACGCCTCCGAGAGCCGCTCCGAGCTGCCGCTGGCCGGGGTGCCGGTCGCGGTCAAGGAGAACATCGCGGTGGCCGGCGAGCCGCTGCGCCACGGCAGCGCCGCCACGTCCGCGACCCCGGCGGCCGCGGACGACGAGCTGGTCACCCGCGTGCGGGCGGCCGGCTGCGTCGTCGTCGGGACGACGCGGATGCCGGAGCTGGCCGCCTGGGGCTTCACCGCCTCGGCCGCCGGCGGGCCGACCCGCAACCCGTGGGACCTCGCCCGCGACCCCGGCGGCTCCACCGGCGGCGGCGCGGCGGCCGTCGCCGCGGGCCTGGCCGCGCTCGCGCTCGGCACCGACGGCGGAGGCTCGCTGCGCATCCCCGGCGCGGCCTGCGGGCTGGTCGGCGTGAAGCCCACGCCCGGCCTCGTCCCGCTGCCCGGCGGGCTCGACGAGCACTGGTACGGCCTCACCGTCGCCGGCCCGATCGCGCGCACCGCCGCCGACGCCGCGGCAGCGCTGGCCGTGCTCAGCGGGCAGCCGGTCGCGGTCCCCGACCCGGCGCCGCTGCACATCACTGTCTCGACGAAGAGCCCCTCACCGCTCGGCCGGCCCGACGCGCACCAGCGCGCCGCCGTCGAGGCGGCAGAAGTCGCGCTTTCTGCCGCAGGGCACCGGGTGGAGCGGGGCGATCCGCCCTACCCGGCGACCCTGCTCAACCAGTGGGGCCGCTCGTGGCTCGCCGGGATCGCGGAGGAGGCCGACCGCCTGGGCCTCGATCTCCCACGGCTCGAGCCCCGCACCGCCACGATGGTGCGCAAGGGCCGGCGGCACGGACCGCGCCCCGCCGAGGCCGCCGCGTGGCGCGACCGAGCCCTCGATTGGTTCGCCCGCACGGACGTCCTGCTCACCCCGGCGGTCGCGCGGGTACCCGGGCCCGCCGGGGCGCTGACCGGCCGCGGCTACCTGGCCACCTACCTCGCCTCGGCCAAGGCGGTGCCGTTCTGCCAGGCCTGGAACCTCGCCGGCTTCCCCGCGGTGACCGTGCCGGTCGGCGTCCGCGACGGCCTGCCGCTGGTGGTCCAGCTCGTCGGGCGGCCGGGCAGCGAGGCGCTGCTGCTCGGCGTCGCGGCGCAGCTGGAGACCACCGCTCAGGCGTAG
- a CDS encoding STAS domain-containing protein, translating to MSTLTEVVDARGGTVRASGHLTAQGADLLRGTVEQLHRSGHARVLLDLREVQGADDAGLHVLRDAARALAADGGELMVRAAPGRPA from the coding sequence ATGAGCACCCTCACCGAGGTCGTGGACGCCCGCGGCGGCACCGTCCGTGCCAGCGGACACCTGACCGCGCAGGGCGCCGATCTGCTGCGCGGCACCGTCGAGCAGCTGCACCGCAGCGGGCACGCCCGCGTGCTCCTCGATCTGCGGGAGGTGCAGGGCGCCGACGACGCCGGCCTGCACGTGCTGCGCGACGCGGCCCGCGCGCTCGCCGCCGACGGCGGTGAGCTGATGGTCCGGGCCGCGCCCGGCCGGCCCGCCTGA
- a CDS encoding GerMN domain-containing protein, giving the protein MSGRCRLLALAAAAVLTGCGVPTGGAPDRIDPSDVPYGLASPSPGTSAATSSPAREDRPRVYLVDPDEVLVPSGRDVSGTTTRERLDDLLGQLAEGPTAGERDDELTTALPPRIALSVSSVAGGTATIDFSATSASPAGEQTRRAVGQIVLTATSLPGVTAVLLTHDGQALEAPLPSGELTAAPLTAADYERLLVAPPS; this is encoded by the coding sequence GTGAGCGGCCGCTGCCGGCTGCTGGCGCTGGCCGCCGCGGCGGTCCTCACCGGCTGCGGCGTCCCCACGGGCGGCGCGCCGGACCGGATCGACCCCTCCGACGTCCCCTACGGGCTGGCCTCGCCCTCCCCCGGCACGTCGGCCGCCACCTCCTCCCCCGCGCGGGAGGACCGGCCGCGGGTCTACCTGGTCGATCCCGACGAGGTCCTCGTGCCCAGCGGTCGCGACGTGTCCGGCACGACCACCCGCGAACGGCTGGACGACCTGCTCGGTCAGCTGGCCGAGGGCCCCACCGCCGGGGAGCGGGACGACGAGCTGACCACGGCGCTGCCCCCGCGGATCGCCCTGTCGGTCAGCTCGGTCGCCGGCGGTACGGCGACGATCGACTTCTCGGCCACCAGCGCCTCACCGGCCGGCGAGCAGACCCGGCGCGCGGTGGGCCAGATCGTGCTCACCGCCACCAGCCTGCCCGGCGTGACGGCGGTGTTGCTCACCCACGACGGCCAGGCGCTGGAGGCGCCGCTGCCCTCGGGCGAGCTGACGGCCGCACCGCTCACCGCCGCCGACTACGAGCGGCTGCTGGTGGCGCCGCCGTCCTGA
- a CDS encoding sensor histidine kinase, whose protein sequence is MRLAPGLPRGLRARIVLAFAAGTLLVSAVLVGTTFLLARSYLLDQREGAATRQAFVDANLLRSRLATAGTDVGDVLPDLVPSGGADVVVRRGGAWYSSSLDVGARDVPAELREMVAGGAAGTVHVSSAAGPRLVIGVPVAAADLEFYEVAPLVELQGVLHTVAGVLGAGAATATAAGAAFGFWASRRVVQPLEQVAGAATRIAGGELTARLPSTEDPDLVAIVGSFNSMVDALAARIERDNRFVGDVSHELRSPLTSLVTSVEVLAARRDELSPRSREALAMVEGRLARFRTTLEDLLVLARLDSGTPDDGPLPPVALGALTREVLAATGRPAGLLTTDDDPSTTVRADKHRLERTVRNLLDNADRHGGGARTVRVARRDGVVLLTVDDAGPGVPVEDRERILERFARGQQAARRSLPGAGLGLAIVAETAASHGGAAWCSTSPDGGARLTLSLPAATP, encoded by the coding sequence GTGAGGCTCGCGCCCGGGCTGCCCCGCGGCCTGCGGGCGCGGATCGTCCTCGCGTTCGCCGCGGGCACGCTGCTGGTCTCCGCCGTCCTCGTCGGCACCACCTTCCTGCTGGCCCGCAGCTACCTGCTCGACCAGCGGGAGGGCGCGGCGACCCGGCAGGCGTTCGTCGACGCCAACCTGCTGCGCAGCCGGCTGGCGACCGCGGGCACCGACGTCGGGGACGTGCTGCCCGACCTGGTCCCCAGCGGCGGGGCCGACGTCGTCGTGCGGCGCGGCGGTGCCTGGTACTCCTCGAGCCTCGACGTCGGCGCGCGGGACGTCCCGGCCGAGCTGCGCGAGATGGTGGCCGGCGGCGCCGCCGGCACCGTGCACGTGAGCTCCGCCGCCGGGCCGCGCCTGGTCATCGGCGTGCCGGTGGCCGCCGCGGACCTGGAGTTCTACGAGGTCGCCCCCTTGGTCGAGCTGCAGGGCGTGCTGCACACGGTCGCCGGGGTGCTCGGTGCCGGCGCGGCGACCGCGACCGCCGCGGGAGCGGCGTTCGGCTTCTGGGCCAGCCGTCGCGTCGTGCAGCCGCTGGAGCAGGTGGCCGGGGCGGCCACGCGGATCGCCGGCGGCGAGCTGACCGCCCGCCTGCCGAGCACCGAGGACCCCGACCTGGTCGCCATCGTGGGCAGCTTCAACTCCATGGTCGACGCGCTGGCCGCGCGCATCGAGCGGGACAACCGGTTCGTCGGCGACGTGAGCCACGAGCTGCGCAGCCCGTTGACCAGCCTGGTCACCAGCGTCGAGGTGCTCGCCGCCCGGCGCGACGAGCTGTCCCCGCGGTCGCGGGAGGCGCTGGCGATGGTGGAGGGCCGGCTCGCCCGGTTCCGCACGACGCTGGAGGACCTGCTGGTGCTGGCCCGGCTCGACAGCGGAACGCCGGACGACGGCCCGCTCCCCCCGGTCGCGCTGGGCGCGCTCACCCGGGAGGTCCTCGCCGCCACCGGCCGCCCGGCCGGCCTGCTCACCACGGACGACGACCCGAGCACGACCGTGCGCGCGGACAAGCACCGCCTCGAGCGGACCGTGCGCAACCTGCTCGACAACGCCGACCGGCACGGTGGCGGCGCCCGCACGGTCCGCGTGGCCCGCCGCGACGGCGTCGTCCTGCTCACCGTCGACGACGCCGGCCCGGGTGTGCCGGTCGAGGACCGGGAGCGCATCCTCGAGCGCTTCGCCCGGGGCCAGCAGGCCGCGCGCCGGTCGCTGCCGGGAGCCGGCCTGGGCCTGGCCATCGTGGCCGAGACCGCGGCCTCGCACGGCGGCGCCGCCTGGTGCTCGACGAGCCCGGACGGCGGCGCGCGGCTCACCCTCTCGCTGCCGGCGGCGACCCCGTGA
- a CDS encoding STAS domain-containing protein — MTRALPDADEVVVRLSEALLVDGLADARWLLHDALRAGARRIVVDLSGVPSLSSPALASFLSAHRICRARGGALALRGADRRTRDMLARTGLWRVLEVQVSGGASRPR, encoded by the coding sequence ATGACCCGCGCACTCCCCGACGCCGACGAGGTCGTCGTCCGGCTGAGCGAGGCGCTGCTGGTCGACGGCCTGGCCGACGCGCGGTGGCTGCTGCACGACGCGCTGCGGGCCGGAGCCCGCCGGATCGTGGTCGACCTCAGCGGCGTCCCATCCCTGTCCAGCCCGGCGCTGGCCAGTTTCCTGTCGGCGCACCGCATCTGCCGGGCCCGGGGCGGCGCGCTGGCGTTGCGCGGGGCCGACCGGCGCACCCGGGACATGCTCGCCCGGACCGGCCTGTGGCGGGTGCTGGAGGTGCAGGTCAGCGGAGGGGCATCTCGACCTCGCTGA
- a CDS encoding response regulator transcription factor — protein MSAPRLLLVEDDDHIRTALRWALEDEGYRVDEAGSGEDACSQVREAAPDLMVLDLMLGRMDGFEVVREVRRAHDLPIIVVSARADTHDIVAALEAGADDYVTKPFQVKEITARLRALRRRAGAAPAPGEGGPREVVLDRHPAAPLVLREERGTVHRGDEQLPLTVTEFRLLCELAATPGRVLSRQDLLQRVWQHGFFGDERIVDVHVRRLRTKVEIDAGAPRLVVTVRGLGYRLDPQ, from the coding sequence GTGTCCGCACCCCGCCTGCTGCTCGTGGAGGACGACGACCACATCCGGACGGCGCTGCGCTGGGCGCTGGAGGACGAGGGCTACCGGGTCGACGAGGCCGGCAGCGGTGAGGACGCCTGCTCGCAGGTGCGCGAGGCCGCGCCCGACCTGATGGTGCTCGACCTCATGCTCGGCCGGATGGACGGGTTCGAGGTGGTCCGCGAGGTCCGGCGGGCGCACGACCTGCCGATCATCGTGGTCAGCGCGCGGGCCGACACCCACGACATCGTCGCCGCGCTCGAGGCCGGCGCGGACGACTACGTGACCAAGCCGTTCCAGGTCAAGGAGATCACCGCCCGGCTGCGGGCACTGCGCCGCCGGGCGGGGGCCGCGCCGGCCCCTGGCGAGGGCGGCCCGCGCGAGGTCGTGCTGGACCGGCACCCGGCCGCGCCCCTCGTGCTGCGCGAGGAGCGGGGCACGGTGCACCGCGGCGACGAGCAGCTGCCCCTGACCGTCACCGAGTTCCGGCTGCTGTGCGAACTGGCGGCCACCCCGGGCCGGGTGCTCAGCCGGCAGGACCTGCTGCAGCGCGTGTGGCAGCACGGCTTCTTCGGCGACGAGCGGATCGTCGACGTGCACGTGCGCCGGCTGCGCACCAAGGTCGAGATCGACGCCGGCGCACCGCGGCTGGTGGTGACCGTCCGAGGGCTGGGCTACCGGCTGGACCCGCAGTGA
- a CDS encoding LuxR C-terminal-related transcriptional regulator yields MEVPARDAIERSRAALRAGDAATARELLGGIVEPDGEVWELLGSAAYLELDFARTAEHWERACTAYRRSGGHAGAVRAARMLCFVHMMVLGHPSVAQGWLGRAQTLLSGVPDSREAGWVALNVGMFDGDRARKEEGLRRALEVARTVGDADLEFAALGYLGASLVHADRMDEGMALLDEALAAVTGGDVDDFFVLEEIFCQLFAACEHACDVRRAEEWIAVGEEVARRRNLPAVSAFCRTHYGGVLTTAGRWTEAEEALTAAVGLWGLSRRSALRMGALARLAELRVRQGRVDEAAQLLAELDLGRAGEAARPLAAVHLVRGEPDLAADVLERALAEGDAEGAAAAPLWALLVDVHLAAGRVEAAADAAERVARCAERVPRPHLTALAALARGQLCVAEGTDPSVCLREALTGFAAAGMPMELARARLALARAVHAERPAVARAEARAALEAFQRLPAARDADAAAAFLRELGVRAPVARRTEGVLTAREEEVLGLLGAGLTNPEIAARLFISRKTVEHHVANVLAKLALRSRAEAAGYAARTGSAAR; encoded by the coding sequence GTGGAGGTCCCGGCCCGGGATGCGATCGAGCGGAGCCGGGCGGCACTGCGGGCGGGGGACGCGGCGACCGCTCGCGAGCTGCTGGGCGGGATCGTTGAGCCGGACGGCGAGGTCTGGGAGCTCCTCGGTTCGGCGGCCTACCTGGAGCTGGACTTCGCGCGCACGGCCGAGCACTGGGAACGCGCGTGCACCGCCTACCGGCGCTCGGGCGGCCACGCCGGCGCCGTGCGGGCCGCCCGGATGCTGTGCTTCGTCCACATGATGGTGCTGGGCCATCCGTCGGTGGCCCAGGGCTGGCTGGGCCGTGCGCAGACGCTGCTCTCGGGCGTCCCGGACTCGCGCGAGGCCGGGTGGGTCGCGCTGAACGTCGGCATGTTCGACGGCGACCGGGCGCGCAAGGAGGAGGGGCTCCGCCGGGCGTTGGAGGTGGCCCGCACGGTGGGCGACGCCGACCTGGAGTTCGCGGCGCTGGGCTACCTGGGGGCCTCCCTGGTGCACGCCGACCGGATGGACGAGGGCATGGCCCTGCTCGACGAGGCGCTGGCCGCGGTCACCGGTGGCGACGTCGACGACTTCTTCGTGCTCGAGGAGATCTTCTGCCAGCTGTTCGCCGCCTGCGAGCACGCCTGCGACGTCCGGCGGGCCGAGGAGTGGATCGCCGTCGGGGAGGAGGTCGCGCGGCGGCGCAACCTGCCGGCGGTGTCGGCGTTCTGCCGCACCCACTACGGCGGGGTGCTGACGACGGCGGGGCGCTGGACCGAGGCCGAGGAGGCGCTGACCGCGGCCGTCGGGCTGTGGGGGCTCAGCCGCCGGTCGGCGCTGCGCATGGGTGCGCTCGCGCGGCTGGCGGAGCTGCGGGTCCGGCAGGGCCGGGTCGACGAGGCGGCGCAGCTGCTCGCCGAGCTCGACCTGGGCCGCGCCGGGGAGGCCGCCCGTCCGCTGGCCGCCGTCCACCTGGTGCGCGGCGAGCCGGACCTCGCCGCCGACGTGCTGGAGCGCGCGCTCGCCGAGGGCGACGCCGAGGGTGCGGCCGCGGCGCCGCTCTGGGCGCTGCTGGTCGACGTCCACCTGGCCGCCGGCCGCGTCGAGGCCGCCGCCGACGCAGCCGAGCGGGTGGCCCGTTGCGCGGAGCGGGTGCCGCGGCCGCACCTCACGGCGCTGGCCGCGCTCGCCCGCGGGCAGCTCTGCGTGGCCGAGGGCACCGATCCGTCGGTCTGCCTGCGCGAGGCCCTGACCGGCTTCGCCGCGGCGGGGATGCCGATGGAGCTGGCCCGGGCCCGCCTCGCGCTCGCCCGCGCGGTGCACGCCGAGCGTCCGGCGGTCGCCCGCGCCGAGGCACGGGCGGCGCTGGAGGCGTTCCAGCGGCTGCCGGCGGCCCGGGACGCCGACGCGGCCGCGGCGTTCCTCCGCGAGCTGGGCGTGCGGGCACCGGTCGCCCGCCGGACCGAGGGCGTGCTCACCGCCCGTGAGGAGGAGGTGCTCGGGCTGCTCGGTGCGGGCCTGACCAACCCGGAGATCGCCGCCCGGCTGTTCATCAGCCGCAAGACCGTCGAGCACCACGTCGCCAACGTGCTGGCGAAGCTCGCCCTGCGCAGCCGCGCCGAGGCCGCCGGCTACGCGGCCCGCACCGGTTCAGCCGCCAGATAG
- a CDS encoding HD domain-containing phosphohydrolase, which translates to MRDFRLAELVAGLSVVSDLGKGLTDGQGLRACAVAGALADRLDLPAADREALFWVGLLRFVGCTATASEMAAALGDELAVSAAFAAADARDLRDVLRGALAAVGPRPDRLLGFLARAPGVVRAHEVASCEVAQVVAGRLGLPAGVTDALGQVFERWDGHGHPGLRGGADLAPATRVWQVAHVLDLLADAPDPAAQLRRRAGRTLDPTVTGVAADAVDGLLAVREDARLAAVLAAEPSPHRTVGPDDAEEVLAVLGLVADLKSPVFRGHSERVSGLAAEAARVAGRPDDEVSTLRRAGLVADVGRVAVSSAVWDKQRPLSDAEREQVRLHPYFTARALARVPALADLADLACAHHERCDGSGYHRGLAGPALSPAAALLAAADAWVTTGEPRPHRPARDDGERTALLRAHADAGRLPAGAVDAVLAAAGAAPPPAPAPPGLLTARERAVLDLVADGLTNVAIGRRLAISPKTVNAHLEHAYAKLGVSTRASAVVAALSAGELHTRRE; encoded by the coding sequence GTGCGGGACTTCCGGCTGGCGGAGCTGGTCGCCGGGCTGTCGGTGGTCAGCGACCTCGGCAAGGGGCTGACCGACGGTCAGGGCCTGCGCGCCTGCGCCGTCGCCGGTGCGCTGGCCGACCGCCTCGACCTGCCGGCGGCCGACCGCGAGGCGCTGTTCTGGGTCGGCCTGCTGCGCTTCGTGGGCTGCACCGCGACGGCCTCGGAGATGGCCGCGGCCCTCGGCGACGAGCTGGCGGTCAGCGCCGCCTTCGCCGCTGCCGATGCCCGCGACCTGCGCGACGTCCTCCGGGGTGCGCTGGCCGCGGTCGGCCCTCGGCCGGACCGGCTGCTGGGCTTCCTCGCCCGCGCGCCGGGCGTCGTCCGCGCGCACGAGGTGGCCAGCTGCGAGGTCGCGCAGGTCGTGGCCGGCCGTCTCGGCCTGCCGGCCGGGGTGACCGACGCGCTCGGGCAGGTCTTCGAGCGGTGGGACGGCCACGGGCACCCCGGCCTGCGCGGCGGTGCGGACCTCGCGCCCGCCACGCGGGTCTGGCAGGTGGCGCACGTGCTGGACCTGCTCGCCGACGCGCCCGACCCCGCCGCGCAGCTGCGCCGCCGGGCCGGCCGCACGCTCGACCCGACCGTCACGGGGGTGGCTGCCGACGCGGTCGACGGTTTGCTCGCCGTCCGCGAGGACGCCCGACTGGCCGCCGTCCTGGCCGCGGAGCCGTCGCCGCACCGCACGGTCGGCCCGGACGACGCCGAGGAGGTGCTCGCCGTCCTCGGTCTGGTCGCCGACCTCAAGTCACCGGTCTTCCGCGGGCACAGCGAACGGGTGTCCGGGCTGGCCGCCGAGGCGGCCCGGGTCGCCGGCCGCCCGGACGACGAGGTGAGCACGCTGCGCCGCGCCGGGCTGGTCGCCGACGTCGGCCGGGTCGCGGTCTCCTCCGCCGTCTGGGACAAGCAGCGCCCGCTGAGCGACGCCGAGCGCGAGCAGGTGCGGCTGCACCCGTACTTCACCGCGCGGGCGCTGGCCCGGGTGCCCGCGCTGGCCGACCTCGCCGACCTGGCGTGCGCGCACCACGAGCGCTGCGACGGCTCCGGCTACCACCGCGGCCTGGCCGGCCCCGCCCTCTCCCCCGCCGCCGCGCTGCTCGCCGCCGCCGACGCGTGGGTCACCACCGGCGAGCCGCGCCCGCACCGCCCGGCCCGGGACGACGGCGAGCGGACGGCGCTGCTGCGCGCGCACGCCGACGCCGGACGCCTCCCGGCCGGCGCGGTCGACGCCGTGCTCGCCGCGGCCGGGGCGGCGCCACCTCCTGCTCCCGCTCCGCCCGGCCTGCTCACCGCGCGGGAGCGCGCCGTCCTCGACCTGGTCGCCGACGGGCTGACCAACGTCGCGATCGGCCGGCGGCTGGCCATCTCGCCGAAGACGGTCAACGCCCACCTCGAGCACGCCTACGCGAAGCTCGGCGTCTCCACCCGCGCCTCGGCCGTGGTGGCCGCGCTGTCGGCCGGGGAGCTGCACACGCGACGCGAGTAG
- a CDS encoding amino acid permease, whose product MALHLFRTKPVESIGESEAEAAGVGRLRKNLSARHLVGFGIGVVIGTGIFTLTGVEAKNHAGPAVVISFVIAGVVAVLAALCYAELASSVPTAGSAYSYAFATAGELVAWIIGWDLFLEFALGAAVVARGWSGYVGSLLHLPPSLFGEESTVNVGAVLIVVVLTVIAVLGIRESARVTGGLVIVKVVICVFVIVLGAWYLTGANLTPFVPQGEATHGEGGLAQPLIGAVFGLSPAAFGIGGILTAAAVVFFSYTGFEAVANLSEETKRPGRDLPLGLLGTLAVSTALYVGVSFVVVGMVKYTKIDEGAPIANAFDQNELGWASALVSLAAVAGLTSVILVDLVTVSRIGFAMGRDGLLPPMIAKVSERTGTPVRMTLAYAVVVVVMAAFVKLTTLADLVSIGTLFAFVLVSIAVPVLRRTKPDLDRKFRVPWSPVVPVLSALACLYLMLNLSVETWLRFLAWMVIGLVFYFSYGHRHSRMRAEVQAEEKVRAGA is encoded by the coding sequence GTGGCGCTGCACCTGTTCCGCACCAAGCCGGTCGAGTCCATCGGGGAGTCCGAGGCCGAGGCCGCCGGCGTCGGAAGACTCCGCAAGAACCTCTCCGCCCGGCACCTCGTCGGCTTCGGCATCGGGGTGGTGATCGGCACCGGCATCTTCACGCTCACCGGCGTCGAGGCGAAGAACCACGCCGGCCCGGCGGTGGTGATCTCGTTCGTGATCGCCGGCGTCGTCGCCGTCCTGGCCGCGCTCTGCTACGCCGAGCTCGCCTCGTCGGTGCCGACGGCGGGCAGCGCCTACTCCTACGCCTTCGCCACCGCCGGCGAGCTGGTCGCCTGGATCATCGGCTGGGACCTGTTCCTCGAGTTCGCGCTCGGCGCCGCGGTCGTCGCGCGCGGGTGGTCCGGCTACGTGGGCAGCCTGCTGCACCTGCCGCCGTCGCTGTTCGGGGAGGAGTCGACGGTCAACGTCGGCGCGGTGCTCATCGTCGTCGTCCTGACGGTCATCGCCGTCCTGGGCATCCGCGAGTCCGCCCGGGTGACCGGCGGGCTGGTCATCGTCAAGGTCGTCATCTGCGTCTTCGTGATCGTGCTCGGCGCCTGGTACCTCACCGGCGCCAACCTCACCCCGTTCGTGCCGCAGGGCGAGGCCACGCACGGCGAGGGCGGCCTGGCCCAGCCGCTCATCGGCGCGGTCTTCGGGCTGTCGCCGGCCGCGTTCGGCATCGGCGGCATCCTCACCGCGGCCGCCGTCGTCTTCTTCTCCTACACCGGCTTCGAGGCCGTCGCGAACCTCTCCGAGGAGACCAAGCGGCCCGGGCGCGACCTGCCGCTCGGTCTGCTCGGCACGCTGGCGGTCTCGACCGCGCTCTACGTCGGCGTCTCGTTCGTCGTCGTCGGGATGGTGAAGTACACCAAGATCGACGAGGGCGCGCCGATCGCGAACGCCTTCGACCAGAACGAGCTCGGCTGGGCCTCGGCGCTGGTGTCGCTGGCCGCCGTCGCCGGGCTGACCTCGGTGATCCTCGTCGACCTGGTCACGGTCAGCCGGATCGGCTTCGCGATGGGCCGCGACGGGCTGCTGCCGCCGATGATCGCCAAGGTGAGCGAGCGCACCGGGACGCCGGTCCGGATGACCCTGGCCTACGCGGTCGTCGTCGTGGTCATGGCGGCGTTCGTGAAGCTCACGACACTGGCCGACCTGGTCAGCATCGGCACGCTGTTCGCCTTCGTCCTGGTCTCGATCGCGGTGCCGGTGCTGCGCCGGACCAAGCCCGACCTGGACCGGAAGTTCCGCGTGCCGTGGTCGCCGGTGGTGCCGGTCCTGTCCGCGCTGGCCTGCCTCTACCTCATGCTCAACCTGAGCGTGGAGACCTGGCTGCGGTTCCTCGCCTGGATGGTCATCGGGCTGGTCTTCTACTTCTCCTACGGCCACCGGCACTCGCGGATGCGCGCCGAGGTGCAGGCCGAGGAGAAGGTGCGCGCCGGCGCCTGA